A portion of the Mytilus galloprovincialis chromosome 12, xbMytGall1.hap1.1, whole genome shotgun sequence genome contains these proteins:
- the LOC143055193 gene encoding uncharacterized protein LOC143055193: MDRNSRNDENDSAENVHGLRKMKYWEKYGVKRFLYPGRRRYPPLVYQSEDGGIIISNDVFGLTIKQFEEMYKACLVRRKAHEQYILNLRYPDKTSDKYLEYLENRTYCKKDYRFWNGNDLKVKCLYDYLVKTLGTEIDIRKRQQLFIIQDIIQNAMKLNSGSNTIEISSGSLAEGIDLPGSDRDIMFVMKTVDVIPNVKNIKHAIHRTTLLMETDNDHPGFIRLRLIAGGDGETNFITCESFESSRNGLYLSVTKFINNINQKFPHLQLSSHGPCLSDKHQTIDTAFCLRSKYLPFKAMQWAFRYRQQWPSNSTIDKIIEDGCLLVPIGPRTQPDCDVLWRLSFSMAEKQLIHSFNHTQLLCYGLLKLALKHIINTRDQATGLLCSYFMKTALFWVSEEVDIDTFQLPEMFYCFTLCIDKLILWVHNCFCPNYFIPEHNMFLGKINSDNNKILIQVLNRMKNHGIDDLIRNLISNDKDKYRFLYTKETSSFILLDFLFFRICGIGPTTHISHYLKALVFIESLIKSKSSTFIIGVCKYLHAEISQYAAQIVPPPSITTEACNIHKSYQRHLLDGTKTDAVSGWLLYASFYYVTGQFDVTLRLTDTVLSRCSPDMVLIGCVYYHERHIKNYRNHVHSTMTLNDKMRIATLKSIIYSQNSSLIPRELQLEVKDQEMCLPPTVMAHCLRFLCFHHLGDFPRRQTALHDLYKTVNDTKKNSVFLSMLSNSFTILGVCYEVIGEKDIAYECYDKALQCESGICPSAKARKLKLLQI; encoded by the exons ATGGATCGGAACTCAAGAAACGATGAAAATGATAGCGCTGAAAAtgttcatggattgaggaaaatgAAGTACTGGGAAAAATACGGCGTCAAACGTTTCCTTTACCCTGGAAGGCGCAGATATCCACCATTAGTTTACCAATCTGAAGACGGAGGAATCATTATCTCAAATGACGTTTTTGGACTGACAATCAAACAATTTGAAGAAATGTATAAAGCTTGTCTAGTCAGAAGGAAAGCCCACGAACAGTATATACTTAACTTAAGATATCCTGACAAAACATCAGATAAATATCTGGAGTACCTAGAGAATAGAACATACTGcaaaaaag ATTACAGGTTCTGGAATGGAAATGATTTGAAGGTAAAATGCTTATACGACTATTTAGTGAAAACCTTGGGTACTGAAATAGACATACGAAAAAGACAACAACTGTTTATCATACAGGATATAATACAAAATGCAATGAAGCTAAACAGCGGTTCGAATACAATAGAAATATCGAGCGGAAGTCTAGCAGAGGGAATTGATTTACCAGGTAGTGATAGAGATATCATGTTCGTAATGAAAACCGTGGATGTAATACCGAATGTGAAGAATATCAAACATGCTATACATCGTACAACACTGCTAATGGAGACTGATAATGATCATCCTGGATTTATAAGACTCCGATTGATAGCGGGAGGGGACGGCGAAACTAACTTTATAACATGTGAATCATTTGAAAGTTCGAGAAACGGTTTATATCTATCCGTCaccaaatttataaataatataaatcagAAGTTTCCACATCTTCAGTTATCATCACACGGCCCTTGTTTATCGGATAAACATCAAACCATTGATACTGCATTCTGTCTACGTAGTAAATACCTTCCGTTTAAAGCAATGCAATGGGCGTTCCGTTATCGACAGCAATGGCCCTCTAATTCCACTATTGATAAGATTATAGAGGATGGTTGTTTGTTAGTACCTATTGGACCAAGGACTCAACCAGATTGTGATGTATTATGGAGATTATCTTTCTCAATGGCCGAAAAACAACTTATACATTCGTTTAACCACACTCAACTCTTATGTTACGGTCTCCTCAAACTAGCACTAAAACATATCATTAACACACGCGATCAAGCAACAGGTTTATTGTGTTCTTATTTTATGAAGACGGCTTTATTCTGGGTCTCAGAGGAAGTGGATATTGACACATTCCAATTACctgaaatgttttattgttttactcTCTGCATAGATAAACTGATTTTATGGGTACACAACTGTTTTTGTCCGAACTATTTCATACCTGAACACAATATGTTCTTAGGAAAGATCAATTCAGATAACAATAAAATTCTTATACAAGTTTTGAATAGAATGAAAAATCATGGTATTGATGATTTGATAAGGAACTTGATTTCCAACGACAAGGACAAGTATCGTTTTCTTTATACAAAGGAAACATCCTCTTTCATATTATTAGACTTCTTATTTTTCAGAATATGTGGGATAGGACCTACAACTCACATTTCACATTATTTGAAAGCACTAGTATTTATTGAATCGTTAATTAAATCCAAATCCTCAACATTCATTATTGGTGTTTGTAAATATCTTCATGCTGAAATAAGTCAATATGCCGCGCAAATAGTACCACCACCAAGTATAACGACTGAAGCATGCAACATACACAAATCTTATCAAAGACATTTACTAGACGGTACGAAAACAGATGCTGTATCGGGATGGTTGTTATACGCGTCGTTTTACTATGTAACGGGACAGTTCGATGTTACACTTAGACTTACTGATACAGTTCTATCAAGATGTTCACCTGATATGGTTTTAATAGGATGTGTATATTACCATGAGAgacatataaaaaattatagaaaTCATGTTCATTCTACAATGACACTGAATGATAAGATGAGAATAGCTACTCTAAAAAGTATTATATACTCACAGAACTCATCATTAATACCACGGGAACTACAACTTGAGGTAAAAGACCAAGAAATGTGTTTGCCGCCTACTGTTATGGCTCACTGCCTTAGATTTCTATGCTTTCATCATCTTGGTGATTTTCCGAGGAGACAGACTGCTCTACATGATTTATACAAAACAGTAAACGATACAAAGAAAAATTCCGTTTTTTTAAGTATGTTATCTAATTCGTTTACAATACTCGGAGTGTGCTATGAGGTAATCGGTGAGAAGGACATAGCATACGAGTGTTATGACAAAGCTTTGCAATGTGAAAGTGGTATATGTCCTTCAGCAAAAGCAAGAAAATTAAAGCTTTTACAGATTTGA